A stretch of DNA from Candidatus Binatia bacterium:
CGATCGTGTCTTACCGGGCGCGAAGTCAGTGATCGTTTTGGCGGTGGATTACCGTGGTGGCGGGGGCACGCTACCGACGTGGAGAGAAGAACTGCGCGGGCGCATTGCTGCTTACGCCGCGGGCGAGGACTACCATCTGGTTATACGAGCAAGACTCCAGGATCTTTGTGCCAAGCTCCAATCCCTTGATCCAGCCGCGCGGTACTACGCCAGCGTGGATAGTGGACCTGTCTTGGAACGCGACTGGGCATGGGCGAGTGGCCTCGGTTGGTTTGGCCGGAATACGAACATTCTCAATGCCAGCTTGGGTTCCTGGTTCTTTTTGGCGGTGGTGCTGACCACGTTGGAGATTGCGCCGGATCCGATGCATCCCGCCCGGTGTGGTCGTTGTACGCGGTGTATTCCGGCGTGCCCGACAGGAGCTCTGGACGAGCACTACGTCTTGGACTCGCGCCTGTGTATTTCTTATTGGACCATCGAGCATCGCGGTACGATCCCTCCGGCGATACGCGCGCACTTAGGGGAATGGGTCTTCGGTTGCGATATTTGTCAGGACGTGTGTCCGTGGAACCTGAAGCGGGCCCGTGCTGGACACGTTACCCCGCTTTTGGATCTGCATCCGTTTTTGCCCGATCTCCTGGAACTGACCGACGAGGAATTCCGCCGGCGTTATCGCCGAACTGCCCTGTGGAGGGCTAAGCGGGAAGGCCTGGCGCGGAACGCAGCGGTGGTTCTCGGTAACACGCAGAACCCTGATGCCGTCCGTTTCCTCGCGAGATGTCTACGGTCCGAGCGGAGCCCGGTGATCCGCGCCCACGCCGTCTGGGCGCTAGGGCGACTGGCGACAAAAGAGGCTGCGGACGCCCTGCTGGCCCATCGCTCCGTCGAGACGGACAGTGGGGTACTTGCCGAGATCACGCAAGCCCTGCACGACGTAGAGCGAGCGGGGAACCCCTGAGCTCTTGGCAGGTCAGCCATGCGAGATGCTCAGGGAACGCCGTTCAGGGTAATCGGCCTCACGAATGCTCAGGCGCGGGGCAGCTTGCTTTTAGATCGCACGCCCGGAGTGAATTTTCTCAACCCAAAGTAATAGCAGCACAGCTCGTGGTCGAGGTCGTTGTGGAAGGTGCGTTGGTGCCCATCCTCGAAGTCAACGCGGACGAGGCAAATTCCTCCAGCTAACGAGGAAGTCATCTCTTCCACAACAGTGCCGATGCCCCAATCCTCGTGTCGGAGGTGCAATACTTGATCGCCCAGTCGTAAAAACAATCGCTTGCGCTGGTGATCCATGGCTCAGACGTGGATACCGACTTCTCATAGCCTACCACGGGGATCAGAGGAAATCCTCAGTGAAGAGCACTTGCTGAACGTAAACGAACCGCGGTGTGAGTGGCGGCAGGTTGGCTACGTTGTTGAAGAACGGATCGTAGTTCCAGTCGCGCACTGGAGGGTTGTAAATGTTGCAGCCACTCGACAAGCTACCTCCCGTGCCACACCACGCTCCATTGACGTGCTGTGGTGTGCCGAGGCTCACAAAGGAGCCGCGGTAATAGAACGTGACGCCGGACCAGTCCTCGTGAAACCTCGGGTAGTTTTCGAGCCCGCCATTATACTTGCCAGGTTGAGTTTCATCCACTCCGGCAAGAAAGGCGGCATGAACCCAGGTTGTGGTCGCGTCACGACTAGTGTCCGTCAGGGATTTGTTGCTTTGACAGTCATTCTTGCATCCGGTCGAATTAAAGTACGAGTTGGACAGCACATTGATGCTATCTCCGAGGATTGCGGCTGGTTGCTTCGGAAGATTGGAGGCAGGTGCCCCCGACGTCCCGTAGGGTGCTGCTGCGTTGTTGCCTTGGTTGAAGTCGCCTTGCACGTAAACGGCTTGGTCGGAAACAATCGTGATTCCCGTCGGGTCTTGACCTGGGCCAGGATTCGTGGGGAACCACAGGTTGCGCGAGCCGAAGATTCGTACACCGTAGTTGTTGGCACTGGAGCCGGAGTCCGGGCCAACGACGGTCAGATAGAGAATCAATCCCCCATCCGATGCATCGGCATTATCGAACAACTTGCTTCCGGCGGGCTGGTAACGGTTCCACTGCAAGAGATCGGCGACGTTGACGTTCAGGAGATACATCCACTTCTTTTCTCGCCAGTTGTAAAAGCCTCCCCGCCGGTAATCGAGGTCTCCCAGCATACCAGGCTTGCCTCCCAACCCCGTGAAGTTGTTGCTGCCATAGGTGCGGTTGAAGGGATTCGCCGTAAGGGTTTGCCCCCCATTGTTGCACGCTCCGGTTCCGGCTGGGCATCCGATGTAGCGCGTGGTGGAATAGCCGCTGCCCGAGGTATTGAGCTGAGGATAGCAGGATGGGTTGGTGTTGTTGCAGTTGGGCGACGTGTTGCTGCAGGTACAGGTGCTTCCTCCTGTGAGCCGGAAGCCAGTAGCGGGGACTTCCGTATAGAAAATTGGTCGGGTGCCGAGCAAAGGACCCGTCAGCGAAGAAGGCGCGCCGTTGGCGTACTGGCCCCCGTTTAGGGGATCCGACATGAAGGTCCAGAGCAGAGCAGTTTTGACGACATCCTGATTTCCACTGGCATCCTGCACTTCGATCCGGGCTGGGAGCAGGGGTCCACCTGGCAACTGCCCCGGAGTGTTGAGCACGAGGGCAATGCGCAGATCTGCTCTCGACCAGAAGACCCCCGCGCCTTGGGGTGGACGGCTAATAATCCCGGGCTGCGGTATCGAAATGTTTTCCATGCCGGCGATCATGCTCCCTTTCCATTGCGCCAGCGTACTACTGGACACCTCGGTTGTGCTCCCCCCGACACACGGTAGCGTGAGGGGATCGAGGTCTCCGAAGGGGGCCGCCTGGTCCTCGAGCTTATCGACGATTACCGTGCCCGCACAAATGGGCTGGTCCTTGCGTCCGCGAAAGATTTTACCTCGAGCCGAAACCTGCACGCTGGTGATGCCATTGGCGGGGTCGTCAGCAATTGCCAGTGTATTTCCAGCTCCGAGGTAGAGATTTCCGTTCGTATGTACGCGGCCTCTCAACGTCATCTTCGGGCCGGGAATAATTTCTAGGTCCTTTTCGTAAAACGCAACGAATTGGAAGAGCGGGATGTTGCCCACCAGAAATTCCGCACCAATGGAGGCCTCTTGATCCGAGTTCACCTGATTCGTGGCTTTGGCACGCACCGTGTAACCATATTCCAATGAGTTCAAGCCGGCGAAAAGCTGCCCGGCCGGAATCGTGATGCTCTTCGGATTACCGGGTTTTTCGAACAGTTGATACGTCACGTCGCGATTCGCCCACGCCAGGGATCGCGCAGCGAAATCCGACCCAGAGGGAACCTGATAATCCAAGAACTTTTGCTTGAATTCGCCGATGCCCCGGTTCAGAGCTGCCTCGGCAGCATGAAAGCCGACAATGCTTTGCGCATACGTGCCTTGGAGTTGAGTGTCCAAAAGCACTTTGGCGGCTAGTGCAGCCACCAGACCTGAGAGAAAAAATAGCGTGATTAAAACACCGATGAGTGCGATGCCTTTCTGACGGCTTTGCATGAACCACCTCCGAATCAAGGCGGCAAGAGATTGCGGGGCTTGATGTTGACCACTGCCTCGCGCCTCAGGAAGTTGCCTGCGGGATCGGTTCGGTCGGAGCGTACTCGCACCTCCGCGATCACCTGCTCTACGAGCCGCCACTCATCCTCTGTCGCGGGCAGATCCACAACGTCACACGGTGGACAATTGCGGCGGAGCTGGTACCTGAAATTTAGACGCTCCACGCCCACGGCGAAGGGCTGTGGGGACTGATCGCCGACTTGCAGCATGAGTTCCGGCGTATCACCCCACGGTGCTGCCCAATGGTTGATGGAGTAACCCCGCTCATCGACGGCATAGATCCCGCTACCGGCAGGGTAGCCTGCCGACAAAGGAGTAGCGGCCTTGCTCAGTCGGTTATTGCTTGAATCCACTCCAATGACCGTGAAATACTCGCCCGTACCACTGGTATTGCGTATGTAAGCTCGGGTACCAACGGAAAAACCATCGACAGACTCGACGGGAATTGCGGTCGTAGAGGACGTGATCGGAGATGTCGTGGCTGTGCGAATGCAAGATAGGTCAGGCCGAACCAGTCCGGTGCGGACCCAGATTTTGTCTTCGTCTCCTCCGTCAGCGCCATCGAGTGCAACGAAGTCACCCGTGACCGGCAAGCAGGCGCCCGCTAGGCGAACATCGCGAATAAGGGTGTCGAGCACACTCCGGAGGTTCATGGAAGCTTCGTTGAGCAACTCCTGCTGGGTGACCGTGCGCCGCGTACCGGATAAGAAGCCGGTACTGACTGCGATCGCTAGCGACGTCACCGTGATCGCAACGAGCAGCTCGAGAAGCGAGTTCCCGTTTTGGTTAGCGCCGCACCTTTGCATAGGAAGTTGACACCAAGACGTTTTGCGGACCTCGTTGATCGGTCCACGACACGTTTACGGAGATTGTCTTCACTTGCGGGGCCGCAACTTCACCCAGAACCGAGGTCGTGATGGTGAATGTGGTGCCGCCGAGGGACTGGGTGCGGGATCCCGACGACAGCGAGTCGTAGTCTGCAGCACGGAGCCTCTCGAGTTCCTGTTCGGCTAAGGTGTAGGCATAGCTTCGTTGATAGGTCCAACTTGCTCTCTGAATATGGTTGGTCAGAAATGACCCTACTGCGGCTGTTGCTATTGCAAACAAGCCCAGGGACACCAGCGCTTCGGTCAACGAAACTCCCCTTTCGGATGATGGCACGTCAGTACTCCTTGTACGCCTGTGATGGCACGTCAGTACTCCTTGTACGCCTGACCCGATGGCCACACCGAAACAGCATGCGCAGATCCCTGCGTGTCACTGAAGTACGTGTACAGAGCGTAAGGACTGTTGGGGTCCGCAAAGGCCACTTGCAAACCTCGGGTATTGAACTTCAGGTGCCCACCGGTATCTGTGTTCATCCACCAGCTCACACCGCTTGGTAGCGTGATGTCCCGAAGAACTTTGTCCAGGACCCATGAACTTCCGCTCTGCTTCAGCCGGCGAATCTGGTAGCGATTGCTGGAAACTCTGTGAACGCAAACGTGCACGCCAGTGACAATGGCCTTTGCTCTGGCAAATCGCACGTCACTTAGAAACTGTTCGACGGCCCGGTTGGTCTGTGACGGCAAAACTTCGAGGTGTGGCAGAGCTGCTAATAGCAAGAGACCCAGCAGCGATATGTACACAATTAGTTCAACCAGCGAGAATCCTTTTCTGGTTAGCCACACGTTGCATGGTAGGGACGCAAATTGTGTTCCCACTCGCGACTGGTCGTCTCTCGGCAGCGTATTTCAAGCTGCAGGGCTTTCAGTGATAAGCTATTGCCATGGTGGCACTCCTGTACCAAGCCCATGGGGTTTGCAAGGAAGCTCCACGCCAGCCTTCCGAACCGATGTATTTGAAGCAACACGCAGCGGGCAGAATGCCACGGAGCCTGGGAAATCGCCGTGCTTGACTGTGAGACAGGCTGGGCCTATCGTTGGCAAGTCGGTTCGCACGGAATCATAGGCTGCAGGGATACGATGCGCGCGAGTGCGGTGATTCTTGCCGGAGGTCGTAGCAGCCGGATGGGGGGCAGCGATAAGGCTTTCCTACGGATCAATGGTCGTCCAATTATTGAACGCACCATAGGCGTGTTGGGCAAGATCTTTGACGACGTCGTGGTAGTAACTCACTCTCCTGAAAGGTATGGCGCCTTTGCGGGGGTGCGAATTACTAGCGACATTTTTCCAGGGCAGGGGCCGCTTGCGGGTTTGCACGCTGGGTTGCATCACGCGCG
This window harbors:
- a CDS encoding epoxyqueuosine reductase; the protein is MNANDLANAIRALAYEAGFAACRFARADIAPHAQQFDAWLERGAHGSMDYLVRTRRQREHPDRVLPGAKSVIVLAVDYRGGGGTLPTWREELRGRIAAYAAGEDYHLVIRARLQDLCAKLQSLDPAARYYASVDSGPVLERDWAWASGLGWFGRNTNILNASLGSWFFLAVVLTTLEIAPDPMHPARCGRCTRCIPACPTGALDEHYVLDSRLCISYWTIEHRGTIPPAIRAHLGEWVFGCDICQDVCPWNLKRARAGHVTPLLDLHPFLPDLLELTDEEFRRRYRRTALWRAKREGLARNAAVVLGNTQNPDAVRFLARCLRSERSPVIRAHAVWALGRLATKEAADALLAHRSVETDSGVLAEITQALHDVERAGNP